Proteins encoded within one genomic window of Halocatena marina:
- the hemB gene encoding porphobilinogen synthase, whose product MDLRQRPRRLRRDDFRDLVSETSLSPNDLIAPVFVDATTDERAPIPSMPGHERVPVREAVNRVEEVLETGVETIILFGIPESKDENGSRAWAENGVVQRATRDITRETDAAVITDVCMCEYTDHGHCGILEDDARESPTLTVDNDATLDRLARIAVSHAESGADMVAPSSMTDGMVSAIRDALDEHAYEDVPIMSYAVKYESAFYGPFRDAADGAPAFGDRRHYQMDPANTREALHEAAIDAEQGADVLMVKPALAYLDVISAVREEFDHPVAAYNVSGEYAMLHAAAEKGWLDLDDVAHESLLSIKRAGADLIFTYFAEAIASTLSE is encoded by the coding sequence ATGGATCTTCGACAGCGCCCCCGCCGCCTCCGACGAGACGATTTCCGGGATCTCGTCAGCGAAACGAGCTTATCACCGAACGACCTCATTGCCCCTGTTTTCGTGGATGCGACGACCGACGAGCGCGCACCGATTCCGTCGATGCCGGGTCACGAGCGTGTCCCCGTCAGAGAAGCGGTCAATCGTGTCGAAGAAGTGCTCGAAACGGGCGTCGAGACCATCATCCTGTTTGGGATTCCAGAGTCGAAGGATGAGAACGGATCGCGCGCGTGGGCCGAGAACGGCGTCGTTCAGCGCGCTACGCGTGACATCACCCGAGAAACCGATGCCGCCGTCATCACCGACGTCTGCATGTGTGAGTACACCGATCACGGCCACTGCGGTATTCTCGAAGACGATGCGCGCGAATCACCAACGCTGACCGTCGATAACGACGCGACACTCGATCGATTGGCGCGTATTGCCGTCTCACACGCTGAATCGGGCGCGGACATGGTTGCGCCGAGCAGCATGACGGACGGGATGGTTAGTGCAATTCGTGATGCACTCGATGAGCACGCGTACGAGGACGTTCCGATCATGAGCTACGCGGTGAAATACGAGAGCGCCTTCTACGGACCGTTCAGGGATGCAGCGGACGGCGCACCCGCGTTCGGCGATCGACGACACTACCAGATGGACCCTGCGAACACACGCGAAGCACTGCACGAAGCCGCTATCGACGCCGAACAAGGTGCAGACGTACTGATGGTCAAGCCCGCACTCGCCTATCTCGATGTCATCAGCGCGGTGCGTGAGGAGTTCGATCATCCCGTTGCAGCGTACAACGTCAGCGGCGAGTATGCGATGCTTCACGCGGCTGCCGAGAAGGGATGGCTCGATCTCGATGATGTCGCTCACGAATCACTGCTTTCAATCAAGCGAGCTGGCGCAGATCTGATTTTCACGTACTTCGCAGAAGCGATCGCAAGCACACTCTCTGAGTAA
- a CDS encoding class I SAM-dependent methyltransferase: MDSADEPTAQDAYDELAEEYAARVDEKPYNADLDFPAMTSLVPNVDGKRVLDAGCGSGRYSEWLLDRGADVLAVDASEEMVHHARERVGNRAHVRRADLDEPLGFAEDNEFDVIVSALVLHYVEDWRELFAEFARIVKPDGVLLCSLQHPIDDYRRLEIENYFEVERQTDTWSSFGTPVEMPFYWRPLSEVINPILEAGFQLKTITEPQPTAEFKEKRPVRYEKVMRRPTFLCLKAFR; encoded by the coding sequence ATGGATTCTGCTGATGAACCAACAGCACAGGACGCATACGACGAGTTAGCCGAAGAATACGCAGCGCGCGTCGATGAAAAACCGTACAACGCCGACTTGGATTTTCCAGCGATGACATCGCTCGTGCCAAACGTGGACGGAAAGCGTGTGTTGGACGCGGGCTGCGGGAGTGGCCGGTATTCAGAGTGGTTGCTCGATCGAGGGGCGGACGTTCTCGCTGTCGATGCGAGCGAAGAGATGGTCCATCACGCGAGAGAAAGAGTCGGTAATCGAGCACACGTTCGTCGAGCCGACCTCGATGAGCCACTCGGATTTGCGGAAGATAACGAATTCGACGTGATCGTGAGTGCGCTCGTTCTTCACTATGTGGAGGATTGGAGAGAGCTGTTCGCAGAGTTTGCCCGCATCGTGAAGCCGGATGGTGTTTTGCTCTGTTCGCTCCAGCACCCGATTGACGACTACCGACGGTTAGAAATCGAGAACTACTTCGAGGTAGAACGGCAGACAGACACGTGGTCGAGTTTCGGGACGCCAGTCGAAATGCCGTTCTACTGGCGTCCGCTTTCGGAGGTTATCAATCCGATACTCGAGGCCGGATTTCAGTTAAAGACAATCACTGAGCCTCAGCCAACGGCTGAATTCAAAGAGAAAAGGCCAGTCAGATATGAAAAAGTGATGAGACGACCGACGTTCCTCTGTCTCAAGGCATTTCGCTGA
- the alaS gene encoding alanine--tRNA ligase — MSALESEYRLDYFEEEGFSRTNCQTCGDHFWTRDPSRETCGEPPCETYSFIHNPGFDEEYSLSEMREVFLSFFESHDHERIEPYPVAANRWRDDVLLTQASIMDFQPLVTNGTTPPPGNPLVISQPCIRMQDIDDVGRTGRHTMAFEMMAHHAFNAREDAQECAYEGEVYWKEQAVAHCDELLDSLGVDLTEVIYIEDPWVGGGNAGPALEVIYRGVELATLVFMTMEQSSDGEYELKDGNTYTPMDTYVVDTGYGLERWTWVSQGTPTVYEAVYPETIAFLKDDAGISHNESQQEIITHAATLAGNMDSDKVSDIEGARKEIAAAVGVDIEELRTLLEPLETIYAIADHCRTLAYMLGDEIIPSNVSTGYLVRMVLRRTKRLVDSVDIDTSLHELVNMQAERLGYENRETIRTVVQTEVEQYHAMLDRGSRRVRKLSEEYADHDEPIPTDELVELYDSHGIQPDTVEEIARKAGAEVSVPGNFYSLVAARQDEAAREGSQQASTDRIANLSETERLYYDDQDRTEFEGIVLDSFEQDDGYDVILDRTLFYPEGGGQPSDTGMLSTEDVTVEVDNVRIENGVIIHRTSAGLTTGERVRGCINATRRSRLMHHHTATHIVAHAARKVLGEHIRQAGAQKGVERSRIDLCHYERITREQAAKIEQHANKLVMANVPVTVEWSDRHVAEKYYGFDIYQGGIPPGERIRLIHITDDIQACGGTHVTRSGDIGAIRLLSTKRVQDGVERLSFAAGEAAIAASQQTEDSLHRAAEVFDVTPISVPETAERFFTEWKERGKRIADLESQLAKARAISGVTGNEIDIGGVTAVVQRLNTDVNERRATASALAESGQIAVVAGDTDGAQFTVAVPEDVGVDAGAVVNELAARVGGSGGGSPNFAHGGGPRTEDLDETLDAAPEMLRRVMNA; from the coding sequence ATGAGTGCGCTTGAATCAGAATACCGTCTGGATTATTTCGAAGAGGAGGGGTTTTCCAGAACGAACTGCCAGACGTGCGGAGATCACTTTTGGACACGTGATCCGAGCCGTGAAACGTGTGGTGAACCTCCCTGTGAGACGTACAGTTTCATCCACAATCCGGGATTCGACGAGGAATACAGTCTGTCCGAGATGCGTGAGGTGTTCCTCTCATTTTTCGAATCCCACGATCACGAGCGCATTGAACCGTACCCCGTGGCAGCGAATCGCTGGCGCGACGATGTGCTTCTCACACAGGCTTCGATCATGGACTTCCAACCGTTGGTGACGAATGGAACGACACCACCGCCGGGGAATCCGCTGGTGATCTCTCAACCGTGCATTCGGATGCAAGATATTGACGACGTTGGGAGGACTGGTCGACACACAATGGCCTTCGAGATGATGGCCCATCACGCGTTCAACGCACGTGAGGACGCTCAAGAATGCGCATACGAAGGAGAAGTTTACTGGAAAGAGCAAGCAGTCGCACACTGTGATGAACTCCTCGATTCATTGGGCGTCGATCTCACTGAAGTCATCTACATCGAGGATCCGTGGGTCGGTGGCGGCAACGCTGGTCCGGCACTCGAGGTCATCTACCGTGGGGTGGAGCTTGCCACCCTGGTTTTCATGACGATGGAACAGAGCAGTGACGGCGAGTATGAACTCAAGGACGGCAACACGTATACGCCGATGGATACGTACGTTGTCGACACTGGCTACGGTCTCGAACGCTGGACGTGGGTCAGTCAGGGAACGCCGACTGTCTACGAGGCAGTCTATCCCGAAACGATTGCCTTCCTCAAAGATGATGCTGGCATTTCTCACAATGAAAGCCAACAAGAGATCATCACCCACGCAGCGACGCTCGCTGGGAACATGGACTCGGATAAAGTGAGCGACATCGAGGGCGCACGCAAAGAGATCGCCGCAGCGGTTGGCGTCGATATCGAAGAACTCCGAACCTTACTCGAACCGCTCGAAACAATATACGCCATCGCGGATCACTGTCGAACGCTCGCGTATATGCTTGGTGACGAAATCATCCCTTCGAACGTCAGCACGGGCTATCTCGTCCGAATGGTGCTCCGACGAACCAAGCGCCTCGTCGATTCGGTGGACATCGACACATCGCTTCACGAACTCGTTAACATGCAAGCCGAGCGGCTGGGCTATGAGAATCGTGAGACGATCCGGACTGTCGTCCAGACAGAGGTCGAACAGTACCACGCAATGCTCGACCGTGGCAGCCGACGCGTCCGCAAGCTCTCCGAGGAGTATGCCGATCACGACGAGCCGATACCGACCGACGAACTCGTCGAATTGTACGATTCTCACGGTATCCAGCCGGACACAGTCGAAGAAATTGCCCGCAAAGCGGGTGCAGAAGTGTCTGTCCCGGGGAATTTCTATAGCCTCGTGGCAGCGCGTCAGGATGAGGCAGCCCGTGAGGGGTCACAGCAGGCAAGCACCGATCGAATCGCCAATCTGTCTGAAACCGAGCGGCTCTACTACGACGATCAAGATCGAACTGAGTTCGAGGGCATCGTTCTCGACTCGTTCGAACAGGACGATGGCTACGACGTGATTCTCGACCGGACGCTGTTCTACCCTGAAGGTGGTGGACAGCCATCGGATACAGGAATGCTCAGCACCGAGGATGTCACCGTCGAAGTCGACAACGTACGAATCGAGAATGGCGTCATCATCCATCGAACCAGTGCGGGCTTGACCACTGGTGAACGCGTTCGCGGTTGCATTAACGCTACCCGGCGCTCGCGTCTGATGCATCACCACACTGCGACACATATTGTGGCTCACGCCGCCCGAAAGGTGCTCGGTGAGCACATCAGGCAGGCCGGTGCACAGAAGGGAGTCGAGCGCTCGCGCATCGATCTGTGCCACTACGAACGGATTACCCGCGAACAGGCGGCCAAAATCGAGCAGCACGCTAACAAGCTCGTGATGGCGAACGTTCCAGTGACTGTCGAGTGGTCTGATCGCCACGTGGCCGAAAAATACTACGGATTCGACATCTACCAAGGCGGGATCCCACCGGGAGAACGTATTCGGCTGATCCACATCACAGATGATATTCAGGCCTGTGGTGGCACCCACGTCACGCGTAGTGGCGATATCGGTGCGATTCGACTCCTCTCGACGAAGCGCGTCCAAGATGGGGTCGAGCGGCTCTCCTTCGCAGCGGGCGAGGCAGCTATTGCGGCGAGCCAGCAAACTGAGGATTCTCTTCACAGAGCGGCCGAAGTCTTCGATGTCACACCCATCTCTGTTCCCGAAACCGCAGAACGGTTCTTCACCGAGTGGAAAGAGCGAGGAAAACGCATAGCAGATCTCGAATCCCAACTCGCGAAAGCACGTGCGATAAGTGGTGTAACAGGAAACGAAATCGATATCGGAGGCGTTACTGCTGTCGTACAACGTCTCAACACTGATGTCAATGAACGCCGTGCGACGGCGAGTGCCCTTGCCGAAAGCGGACAGATCGCTGTTGTCGCAGGCGATACGGACGGCGCACAGTTCACTGTTGCTGTCCCCGAAGATGTGGGTGTTGATGCGGGTGCTGTCGTCAACGAACTCGCGGCTCGTGTTGGTGGCAGCGGTGGTGGTTCACCGAACTTCGCCCACGGGGGAGGACCACGGACAGAGGATCTCGACGAGACCTTGGATGCCGCACCGGAAATGCTTCGCCGGGTGATGAATGCATAA
- a CDS encoding nitrous oxide reductase family maturation protein NosD, whose protein sequence is MQDSKSDKANLNRRTYLKGAAATSTLGLAGVAYASQDGEDEKKDNGNKNNGKKNDEQNGNGNHDGKKKDRKKDEDKDKETYVIEEWGTTITEPGHYVLKSDLTRPRRADPRTPAITIATSGVKLDGQGYTIDGGRTVEPSQNTIFGSGGVGVLVQAPRLRKIKRKKGHKKYSSKKKDADKKDWEDWMDRKDWKKLKDVTVKNLTVRNFATGIKFSGVKKSKIKYTTVMNTTFAGIFLFKSKKNKVVKNTVRWSSVGIFLLDASKNYLKYNTVTDVLSGILLHEYASGSNKNKLVKNTVTDAIISGIDVSDSYKNKIKKNTVTESTFGILLTRSDKNYLKENRTTENVIGITLIESDRNYLSGNRANDNDIGILLITSHKNILKQNTANYTSIGFLLIDSDKNIVSKNTANNTEIGFLLIESNFNKGKRNRADRSSVPILVIRGKGNWVKVVTAGTNNNAQMADAEQAVSEWNNRVNEQSLNGLVNEHWTELTQDLEISGASEPPEMMLSHPLAEQKEQLKINPSRIENASNGNASNGGNASNGKNAGKKNGSSRPADD, encoded by the coding sequence ATGCAAGACAGCAAAAGCGATAAAGCGAATCTGAATCGCCGAACGTATCTCAAAGGTGCTGCTGCAACCAGTACACTCGGACTTGCAGGCGTCGCATACGCGAGCCAAGACGGTGAGGACGAGAAGAAGGACAACGGCAACAAGAACAACGGTAAGAAGAACGACGAGCAGAACGGAAACGGGAACCACGACGGAAAGAAAAAAGACCGAAAGAAGGACGAGGACAAGGACAAGGAGACATACGTTATTGAGGAATGGGGAACAACGATCACCGAGCCGGGTCATTACGTCCTGAAAAGTGATCTCACCCGGCCCCGCCGCGCCGACCCGCGAACTCCTGCGATCACGATCGCAACGAGTGGTGTTAAACTCGATGGTCAGGGCTACACGATCGATGGCGGACGCACGGTTGAGCCCTCCCAGAATACAATATTCGGTTCGGGTGGCGTTGGAGTACTGGTTCAGGCGCCGCGACTGCGTAAGATTAAAAGAAAGAAAGGACACAAGAAATATAGCAGTAAGAAAAAGGATGCGGACAAAAAGGACTGGGAGGACTGGATGGATAGAAAGGATTGGAAGAAATTGAAGGACGTGACGGTGAAGAATCTCACCGTACGGAATTTCGCAACCGGTATTAAGTTCTCTGGCGTCAAAAAGAGTAAGATCAAATACACAACGGTTATGAACACGACCTTTGCGGGTATCTTCCTCTTCAAATCGAAGAAAAACAAGGTCGTCAAGAACACCGTGCGGTGGAGTTCCGTTGGCATCTTCTTGCTTGACGCGAGCAAGAATTACCTCAAATATAACACGGTCACAGACGTGTTATCCGGCATCCTCTTACATGAGTATGCGTCAGGATCCAACAAAAACAAGCTCGTCAAGAACACCGTGACAGACGCCATCATCAGTGGTATTGATGTATCCGACTCGTACAAAAACAAGATTAAGAAAAATACGGTTACAGAATCTACCTTTGGTATTCTCCTAACCCGGTCGGATAAGAATTACCTCAAAGAGAATCGCACAACGGAAAATGTAATTGGGATCACTCTGATTGAATCTGATCGAAACTACCTGTCCGGAAATCGTGCGAACGACAACGATATCGGCATCTTGCTTATCACGTCGCACAAGAACATTCTCAAGCAGAACACGGCAAACTACACCTCGATCGGATTCCTTCTTATCGACTCTGATAAGAACATAGTGTCGAAGAATACCGCGAACAACACAGAGATTGGATTCCTTCTTATTGAATCCAACTTCAATAAGGGGAAGCGAAACCGTGCCGATCGAAGCAGTGTCCCGATCTTAGTCATCCGTGGCAAAGGAAATTGGGTCAAAGTCGTTACCGCGGGCACCAATAACAACGCTCAGATGGCTGATGCCGAACAAGCTGTCTCCGAATGGAACAACCGCGTTAACGAGCAATCGCTCAATGGGTTGGTTAATGAACACTGGACTGAGCTCACGCAGGATCTCGAAATAAGTGGTGCATCTGAACCTCCTGAAATGATGCTAAGCCACCCACTAGCTGAGCAAAAAGAGCAACTGAAGATCAACCCCAGTAGAATAGAAAACGCGTCGAACGGAAACGCATCGAATGGGGGAAACGCGTCGAACGGAAAGAACGCGGGCAAAAAGAACGGAAGCAGTCGTCCTGCTGACGACTGA